One window of the Micromonas commoda chromosome 9, complete sequence genome contains the following:
- a CDS encoding predicted protein: protein MQSWIQSRNLARVGGGGGGGGSFHTRARTMGKKDFVKEADAAMAATGEISDPRFRAAHSDPRFMRFPTAATKTKIDKRFQKMFSDPNFGTGGPAAGRDKRGRKSVKANKTTKDDLKEFYDIEDDEDDDEDAEDKDAGDAKRKEEKKKRDDAGASTEDELLARLEKSRARMRGAVVSSSSDEDSDEDSSDGDGEDSDATDEEGEEGVIPQMLQGASGHGDDVPTCDATKRVAIVDQEWQHLRAVDLLVVLRSFCPKNGQVRRVTVYPSDFGLQRMAEEAKHGPLAAFGKTFAETQAAKKGNKNEGKKAQKADDDSELSMESDSESESDSDDVGAAKAEDPAVANERMRQYERDRMRYYYAVVEFDTVDTAHAVYKECDGLEFERSSCKLDLRYVQDDQSFDGREIRDFATDVPGDYEPPEFQAKALQHTNVKLTWDEDDPARKKAFARKLTEDKLKDEDFAAYMADSQSDDSDVEEDEEKDERGAKKSKSKADAEEEKRRYLALLGLGGGGDANGEAGGDDDDDDEDDFMKSASEGSDDEDGSEGDDDEEADEGFRRATWGGSKKSAAGDRFGNKSSRKKDGDMEVTFHAGLEEFGARMRRKKELGGRAESVFEREERLRREKREKKKAERKAGVAKAGAGSDSDDDAEPKDSGFDDPFFDGEGDADDIDWDGMGGESDDEIGEKTIPKGKKSKANKKSSAAAADEDRFKLEKESKKQKKRRERGETDDPDAARERADLELLMMNDDEVRGAGSGAGILGVKRSSKKPSDDDGGDDGKKGRKSRKERLAEKRKSRGKAARRQESDDEDDETANGRGSGANVDTADPRFAGLFESHHFALDPTDPRYKDVKAADAIVRERDRRRRAKDAAPKRKKSDAGDLAGAGAGDAKSKAGKAKDLELSAMVAGLKRKKVATV, encoded by the coding sequence ATGCAGTCGTGGATCCAGTCTCGAAATCTGGCgcgagtcggcggcggtggcggcggcggcggttccttccacacacgcgcgcgcaccaTGGGGAAAAAAGACTTCGTCAAAgaagccgacgccgcgatggcggccaCCGGCGAGATCTCCGACCCGCGcttccgcgccgcgcacagcGACCCGCGCTTCATGCGCttccccaccgccgcgaccaagACGAAGATCGACAAGCGATTCCAGAAGATGTTCAGCGATCCCAACTTTGGCACCGgcggccccgccgccgggcgcgataAGCGCGGGAGGAAGAGCGTCAAGGCCAACAAGACCACCAAGGACGACCTCAAGGAGTTCTACGAcatcgaagacgacgaggacgacgacgaggacgccgaggacaaagacgccggcgacgcgaaacggaaggaggagaagaaaaagcgagacgacgccggcgcgagcacCGAGGATGAGctgctcgcgaggctcgagaagtcccgcgcgcgcatgcgcggcgccgtggtctcctcctcttccgaCGAGGACTCCGATGAGGactcgagcgacggcgacggcgaggactccgacgccacggacgaggagggcgaggaagGGGTCATTCCCCAGATGCTCCAGGGAGCCTCGggtcacggcgacgacgttcccACGTGCGACGCCACCAAacgcgtcgccatcgtcgaccAGGAGTGGCAGCACCTGCGGGCGGTGGACTTACTCGTCGTGCTGAGGTCGTTCTGCCCGAAGAACGGGCAGGTGCGACGCGTGACGGTGTACCCGAGCGACTTTGGGTTGCAGAggatggcggaggaggcaAAGCACGGTCCGCTCGCTGCATTTGGTAAAACATTCGCCGAGACGCAAGCCGCCAAAAAGGGTAATAAGAACGAGGGTAAGAAGGCGCAgaaggcggacgacgacagcgaaCTCTCCATGGAGTCGGACTCGGAGTCCGAgtcggactcggacgacgtcggggcggccaaggcggaggaccCGGCTGTCGCCAACGAGCGGATGCGACAATACGAGCGCGATCGAATGCGATACTACTACGCCGTGGTCGAGTTTGACACCGTCGACACCGCGCACGCGGTGTACAAGGAGTGCGACGGGCTGGAGTTCGAGCGATCGAGCTGCAAGCTGGACCTGCGGTACGTGCAGGACGATCAGTCcttcgacgggcgcgagatTCGCGATTTCGCGACGGACGTTCCGGGCGATTACGAACCACCGGAGTTTCAGGCAAAGGCGCTTCAGCACACCAACGTGAAGCTGACctgggacgaggacgacccggcgAGGAAGAAGGCTTTCGCCAGGAAGCTCACGGAGGACAAGCTGAAGGACGAGGACTTCGCCGCGTACATGGCGGACTCGCAGTCCGACGAcagcgacgtcgaggaggacgaggagaaggacgagcgcggtgcaAAGAAATCCAAATCCAAGGCGGatgcggaggaggagaagcggCGATACCTCGCGTTGCTGgggctgggcggcggcggcgacgccaacggcgaggccggcggtgacgacgacgacgacgacgaggacgacttcATGAAGTCCGCCAGCGAgggctccgacgacgaggacggctccgagggggacgacgacgaagaggcTGACGAAGGGTTCAGGCGCGCCACCTGGGGCGGGTCGAAGaagtccgccgccggcgacagGTTCGGGAACAAATCCTCGAGGAAGAAGGACGGCGACATGGAGGTGACGTTTCACGCGGGTCTCGAGGAATTTGGCGCGCGCATGCGCCGCaagaaggagctcggcggccgGGCGGAGTCGGTGTTTGAGCGGGAGGAGCGGCTTCGAAGGGAGAAGAGGGAGAAGAAGAAAGCCGAGAGGAAAGCGGGGGTGGCGaaggcgggggcgggttcggactcggacgacgacgcggagccgAAGGATTCTGGCTTCGACGACCCGttcttcgacggcgagggcgacgcggacgacatCGACTGGGACGGCATGGGGGGCGAATCGGACGACGAGATTGGCGAGAAGACGATTCCCAAGGGCAAAAAGTCCAAGGCTAACAAAaagtcctccgccgccgccgccgacgaggatcgGTTCAagctggagaaggagagCAAGAAGCAGAAGAAGCGGAGGGAGCGAGGCGAGACCGACGatccggacgccgcgcgcgaacgcgcggacctcgagctgctcatgatgaacgacgacgaggtaaggggcgcgggctcgggcgccggcATTCTCGGAGTCAAGAGATCATCCAAAAAAccttccgacgacgacggcggcgacgacggcaagAAGGGACGCAAGTCGCGCAAGGAGAGgctcgcggagaagcgcAAGTCCCGGGGCAAGGCTGCGAGGCGTCAGgaatccgacgacgaggacgacgagacggcgAACGGccgcggatccggcgcgaACGTGGACACCGCGGATCCCCGTTTCGCGGGTCTCTTCGAGTCGCACCACTTCGCCCTCGATCCCACGGACCCGAGGTATAAGgacgtcaaggcggcggatgcgatcGTCAGGGAGAGGgacaggcggcggcgagcgaaggacgcggcgcccaagcGTAAGAAGAGCGATGCCGGGGACCTCGCGGGTGCGGGGGCTGGCGACGCGAAGTCGAAGGCGGGCAAGGCCAAGGATTTGGAGCTGTCGGCGATGGTCGCGGGTCTGAAGCGTAAAAAGGTGGCCACGGTGTGA
- a CDS encoding predicted protein, whose amino-acid sequence MSAPTLASHATARVGTRVSTRTTRAAFVASRAVASASTSDRSPGVDAIQTCKMPTPGRRAFLATASALCLASAPASSLAANDAVLAALKAKESADLVEGGAVQTRLNAALDELRRAQQLASVGEYANARQLLRKGALEQVRGDLVKVGAYLRVQRPTFAEFEGLAVTGGLDAFDGSMRAMEVGAKEVTATDVNTNARAAVSALEEVVYLLGRDRTYQAQKEKLMGGPVVRTDGEVAGERRDYLAEEEMIVRDANKVFTEAWMTDDK is encoded by the coding sequence atgtccgcgccgactctcgcctcgcacgccaccgcccgcgtcggcacgcgcgtctccacccggacgacgcgcgccgccttcgtcgccagccgtgccgtcgcctccgcaTCCACCTCCGACCGAagccccggcgtcgacgctaTCCAGACATGCAAGATGCCAACCCCGGGCCGGCGCGCCttcctcgcgacggcgtccgcgctgtgcctcgcgtccgcccccgcgtcgtccctcgccgcgaacgacgcggtcctcgcggcgctcaaggcgaaggaatccgccgacctcgtcgagggcggcgcggtgcagaCGCGActcaacgccgcgctcgacgagctcagacgcgcgcagcagctcgcgtcggtgGGCGAGTACGCCAACGCGCGTCAGCTCCTCCGCAAGGGCGCCCTGGAGcaagtccgcggcgacctcgtcaaGGTGGGGGCGTACCTGAGGGTGCAGCGCCCGACGTTCGCGGAGTTCGAGGGCctcgccgtcaccggcggtctcgacgccttcgacgggAGCATGAGGGCGATGGAGGTTGGCGCCAAAGAAGTCACCGCGACGGACGTCAACACcaacgctcgcgccgcggtgagcgcgctcgaggaggtggtgTACCTGCTGGGCCGCGACAGGACGTACCAGGCGCAGAAGGAGAAGCTCATGGGCGGACCGGTGGTGAGAACCGACGGGGAGGTggcgggcgagcggcgcgattacctggccgaggaggagatgatcgtgcgcgacgcgaacaaGGTCTTCACCGAGGCGTGGATGACGGACGACAAGTGA
- a CDS encoding predicted protein, translating into MVAALLEAAPALCELCGILLECVTPAACDCCVNCAAVAMEPPLRGRGCGRRVGLVCFAATAGATLIATAASARLGYFDPAATVGIVEPVNPPVVWQAPPRKRPLEPRPVAVLPGQVGRWTTGADGVAVCDFPSGCTDDPSFAEGGAKEAKEAHVDDAASRNGSKAGIASPADDPDEVSADAADDDDATMDAAKLAPFAKFNLHEPIEPPGCALHLYRHLSKTGGTTLRFVFDKQTAMGDWEFPLIYGFKSVEWDALLSRWRAKARAWRDGGGGAGGPRTLVEVRGNWPDNWPAEHFRVVMDDVAELRREFGPSSSSGDGGDGLATCEVTTSLLLREPFAQYLSFYEYYIRKQQEGEVRAEHVGKGWPDVPGKAAWGRDIGEWASRVHDMQTRELLGDKCTGQMRQPGYDVEWVASSTGGIADVAGSDPSSAELAVSIDGKTLGRVGVHPQAPECHAKVTDDDWTRFENLVDEFDVVGVTERFDEFLLLLARRVGLAHPQYVRSNAGKHERDRSKMSAKTTAVIDAATTMDRAAHELAKTIQSRLVAAAGGDAFDRHVKKFQAQSEERGGRVFVGGVPARSPYKWVRESEAKAAGTTRVTPAAFTDDTGGGQAIAYIVMDPVMLVDASAPHQCVKGCNLDAA; encoded by the coding sequence atggtcgcggcgctgctggaggcggcgccggcgctctGCGAGCTCTGCGGGATCTTGCTCGAGTGcgtcacgcccgcggcgtgcgacTGTTGCGTCAACTGCGCCGCCGTAGCCATGGAACCCCCGCTTCGAGGCCGAGGTTGCGGGCGCAGAGTCGGCCTCGTCtgcttcgcggcgaccgcgggcgcgacgctcatcgcaaccgcggcgtccgctcgcctcgggtacttcgaccccgccgcgaccgtcggcatcgtcgagCCCGTGAACCCCCCCGTCGTGTGGCAGGCGCCGCCTAGGAAGCGCCCGCTCGAACCCAGACCCGTCGCGGTCCTCCCGGGCCAAGTtgggcggtggacgaccggcgcggacggcgtggcGGTGTGCGACTTTCCCAGCGGATGCACCGACGATCCGTCCTTCGCGGAAGGGggggcgaaggaggcgaaggaggcgcacgttgacgacgccgcgtcgaggaacgGATCGAAGGCTGgcatcgcctcgcccgcggacgaccccgacgaggtgagcgccgacgcggccgacgacgacgacgcgacgatggacgccgcgaagctcgccCCGTTCGCAAAGTTCAACCTGCACGAACCAATCGAACCGCCCGGCTGCGCGCTCCACCTCTACAGGCACCTCTCCAAGACCGGGGGCACGACCTTGCGATTCGTATTCGACAAGCAGACCGCCATGGGGGATTGGGAGTTTCCGCTGATATACGGCTTCAAGTCGGTCGAGTGGGACGCGCTGCtgtcgcggtggcgcgccaaggcgagggcgtggcgcgacggcggcggcggagccggcgGCCCGAGGACGCTCGTCGAGGTGAGGGGCAACTGGCCGGATAACTGGCCGGCGGAGCACTTCCGCGTCGTGATGGACGACGTGGCGGAGCTCAGGCGCGAGTTtgggccgtcgtcgtcgtcagggGACGGGGGAGACGGcctcgcgacgtgcgaggTGACCACCAGTTTGCTCCTTCGCGAGCCCTTCGCGCAGTACCTGTCCTTTTACGAGTACTACATCAGGAAGCAGCAGGagggcgaggtgcgcgcggagCACGTCGGTAAGGGGTGGCCGGACGTTCCCGGGAAGGCGGCGTGGGGACGGGACATCGGGGAGTGGGCGAGCAGGGTGCACGACATGCAGACGCGCGAGTTGCTGGGGGACAAGTGCACGGGGCAGATGCGGCAGCCGGGATACGACGTGGAGtgggtggcgtcgtcgacgggtggcatcgcggacgtcgcgggttcggATCCTTCATCGGCCGAACTCGCCGTTTCCATCGACGGGAAAACCCTCGGTAGGGTCGGGGTCCATCCCCAAGCCCCGGAGTGCCACGCCAAGGtgaccgacgacgactggaCACGTTTCGAAAATTTGGTCGACGAGtttgacgtcgtcggcgtcaccgAGCGCTTCGACGAGTTTTTACTGCTCTTGGCCCGCAGAGTCGGGCTGGCGCACCCGCAGTACGTCAGGAGCAACGCGGGAAAACACGAACGCGATCGATCGAAGATGTCGGCCAAGACGACCGCCgtgatcgacgcggcgacgacgatggaccgcgcggcgcacgagctGGCGAAGACGATCCAGTCGagactcgtcgccgcggcggggggcgacgcgtttgACAGACACGTCAAGAAATTTCAGGCGCAGagcgaggaacgcggcggccgcgtgtTTGTCGGTGGGGtacccgcgcggtcgccgtacAAGTGGGTGAGGGAGagcgaggcgaaggcggccgggacgacgcgggtgacgccggcggcgttcacggacgacaccggcggcggccaggccATCGCGTACATCGTCATGGACCCGGTGAtgctggtggacgcgtcggcgccgcatCAATGCGTCAAGGGGTGCAACCTGGACGCCGCGTGA
- a CDS encoding predicted protein codes for MVGPGDAGEAVAPNKAAGAHAASHPARMSTRAPRVDTVIAQAGGVALGICPGRGANHGDTTGSVIPPIYPSTTYARDPETYLPRPLMGAARVPNRVVATAIDAPAPNRREGADDDRPGRFTTLESAPAHPGKNVYARPDNPTYVQAEAVIAALDGGVGCALFSSGMAAACGLATALLKHGDRCVFPRHSYFACREYFRQHCARIGCEFRLYDCRKGKLHEHLNEGADPRTDEELWRTEGSSVETAIGTDGKTKLVWIETPANPTWDVTDVRRVCDRAHAFGASVCVDNTVLTPLCCAPIRLGADFVMHSATKYLNGHSDVVAGAVVAAVDDERWGAVKSARAMNGGILGSFEAWLLLRGMRTLHVRVRRQCESASYLAKRLASHKNVSHCLYQGLASHPGHDVATAQSTDGVSFGGMMSIRVKGGADAAKSVCGLCKIWVPATSLGGVESLIEHRATLEGGCLGGDSGVPDDLLRLSVGLEDPEDLWIDLKEALEGKKRKDSDYFLDLAGAKPDAAAAAAAEFDRKRKAESCAIAGKRGHYKDRVRVTVDGVEAPVGNVCRRGCAGLDVPVSDKSVHAKVKGVSYCARSDGAFPDWLRARFPGISLDDVEAAVAARPELRWGERLPPATANGGGE; via the coding sequence ATGGTGGGTCCCGGAGACGCCGGCGAAGCGGTCGCGCCGAATAAGGCCGCCGGCGCtcacgccgcgtcgcacccggcgcgaatgtccacgcgcgcgccgagggtcgACACCGTCATCGCGCAGGCTGGCGGGGTGGCGCTGGGCATCTGcccggggcggggcgccAACCACGGCGACACCACCGGCAGCGTCATCCCGCCCATAtacccgtcgacgacgtacgCCCGCGATCCGGAGACGTACCTTCCGCGGCCGCtgatgggcgccgcgcgcgtcccgaaccgcgtcgtcgcgaccgccaTCGACGCACCGGCGCCGAACCGTCGCGAAGGCGCAGACGACGACCGGCCCGGTCGATTCACCACCCTCGAATCCGCCCCGGCGCACCCCGGCAAGAACGTGTACGCCAGGCCGGATAACCCCACGTACGtccaggcggaggcggtcatcgcggcgttggacggcggcgttggaTGCGCGCTCTTCTCCTCcgggatggcggcggcgtgcggccTGGCCACCGCGCTGCTCAAACACGGCGATCGGTGCGTGTTTCCAAGGCACTCGTATTTCGCGTGCCGAGAGTACTTTCGCCAGCACTGCGCGCGCATAGGATGCGAGTTCAGGCTGTACGACTGTCGCAAGGGTAAGCTCCACGAGCACTTgaacgagggcgcggacccgaggacggacgaggagctgTGGCGAACCGAGGGGAGCAGCGTCGAGACGGCCATCGGCACGGATGGAAAAACCAAACTCGTCTGGATCGAAACCCCGGCAAATCCCACGTGGGACGTGACggacgtgcgacgcgtgtgcgaccgcgcgcacgcgttcggcgcgagcgtctgCGTGGATAACACCGTGCTGACGCCGCTGTGCTGCGCGCCgatccgcctcggcgcggacttTGTCATGCACTCGGCGACGAAATATCTCAACGGCCactccgacgtcgtcgccggggcggtggTGGCAGCCGTAGACGACGAGCGGTGGGGAGCGGTCaagtcggcgagggcgatgaaCGGCGGGATCCTCGGCTCGTTCGAGGCgtggctgctgctgcgcgggATGCGCACGCTGCACGTGAGGGTGCGGCGGCAGTGCGAGTCGGCGTCGTATCTCGCCAAGAGACTCGCCTCGCATAAGAACGTGAGCCACTGCCTGTACCAGggcctcgcgtcgcacccCGGGCACGATgtcgcgacggcgcagaGTACCGACGGCGTTTCCTTCGGCGGGATGATGAGCATACGGGTGAAGGGCGgtgcggacgcggcgaagagcgtGTGCGGGCTGTGTAAGATTTGGGTCCCGGCTACGTCGTTGGGCGGGGTGGAGTCCCTGATCGAGCACAGGGCCACGCTGGAGGGCGGGTGCCTGGGCGGCGACAGCGGCGTTCCCGACGACCTCCTCCGTCTCAGCGTCGGCCTCGAGGACCCGGAGGACCTGTGGATCGACCTGAAGGAGGCGTTGGAAGGGAAGAAACGCAAAGACTCTGACTACTTTCTGGATCTCGCCGGCGCAAagccggacgccgccgcagccgcagccgcggagTTTGACCGCAAACGAAAGGCCGAGTCGTGCGCGATCGCGGGCAAGCGCGGGCACTACAAGGACCGCGTCAGGGTGACGGTCGACGGGGTCGAGGCGCCGGTGGGTAACGTGTGCaggcgcgggtgcgcgggCCTCGACGTGCCGGTGTCTGATAAGAGCGTCCACGCCAAGGTGAAGGGGGTGTCGTactgcgcgaggagcgacggGGCGTTTCCTGATTGGCTCCGTGCGAGGTTTCCGGGGATAAGCCTGGATgacgtggaggcggcggtggcggcgaggccggaGCTGCGATGGGGGGAgaggctgccgccggcgacggcaaaCGGAGGTGGGGAGTAG
- a CDS encoding predicted protein yields MTTVWEPDLDELLARVAEMKGADDIEANVEADDGDGAHRGTKRKRAPRTKGPCEHGVKYRSRCKVCGACPHGRRRTECKECGGSQICEHGRQRSRCKECGGTSICEHGRRRSQCKECGGGSFCEHGRQRSKCKECGGGSICQHGRQRSKCKECGGSQICEHGRRRSDCKECGGASICEHGRQRSKCKECGGGSMCEHGRRRYQCKECGGSGICEHGRRRSRCKECPSVKTEK; encoded by the coding sequence ATGACGACGGTTTGGGAgcccgacctcgacgagctgctcgcgagAGTCGCCGAGATGAAGGGCGCGGATGACATCGAGGCTAATGTCGAGGCGGATGATGGCGATGGGGCGCACCGGGGCacgaagcggaagagagcccctcGCACGAAGGGGccgtgcgagcacggggtgaagtatCGGTCGAGATGCAAGGTGTGCGGTGCTTGTCCCCACGGTCGCCGGCGCActgagtgcaaggagtgcggtgggtctcaaatctgcgagcacggtcgtcagcgctctcggtgcaaggagtgcggtggtacatcaatctgcgagcacggtcgtcggcgctctcagtgcaaggagtgcggtgggggctcattctgcgagcacggccgtcagcgctctaagtgcaaggagtgcggtgggggctcaatctgccagcacggtcgtcagcgctcgaagtgcaaggagtgcggtgggtctcaaatctgcgagcacggtcgtcggcgctctgactgcaaggagtgcggtggtgcatcaatctgcgagcacggtcgtcagcgctctaagtgcaaggagtgtggTGGGGGATCAAtgtgcgagcacggtcgtcggcgctatcagtgcaaggagtgcggtggctctggaatctgcgagcacggtcgtcggcgctctcggtgcaaggagtgtcCCTCGGTCAAAACTGAGAAATGA